One Micromonospora eburnea genomic region harbors:
- a CDS encoding sugar efflux transporter, whose translation MVVDGARSGRPSVVRTLFFLGVVCFAVGIANAVVMPFLSLFLSTAVHADPVQITIFLLVAPLSGVVGATLIGWLSDRWAIRRALLVGASLAGLINAALTAYIRDYRVLVALAVTLAPLSAALFPQAFAYARQVLSGADPGRAAMGISTLRTVFSLSWVVGPPLAALLLSGGGFRFLYVSAAAMFGLAGLASIVGLKQVATPTVATGGPANDVPTTSRSTLLLTLVAFVMLSCPLTLAVQALPLFISTDLGGDAAQAGPVLGLCAALEIPLMLALGALGTRIRVRVLLLAGAACGVTYYALASVASSLAMLAVGQLANAAFIAAVSGIGISYLQDLLPQRPGQATTLFTNCHPIGAMLAGPLLGLAQHYGFRLAYGVSAVLCAAGLLLLLVVRPPATGRVAPAYAGGTARPPARTG comes from the coding sequence GTGGTGGTGGATGGCGCGCGGTCCGGACGGCCGAGCGTTGTCCGCACCCTGTTCTTCCTGGGCGTCGTGTGTTTCGCCGTGGGCATCGCGAACGCCGTGGTCATGCCCTTCCTGTCGCTCTTCCTGAGCACGGCGGTGCATGCCGACCCGGTCCAGATCACGATATTTCTCCTGGTCGCACCGCTGTCGGGCGTGGTCGGGGCCACGCTGATCGGATGGCTGTCGGACCGCTGGGCGATCCGCCGGGCGCTGCTCGTCGGGGCCTCGCTGGCCGGGCTGATCAACGCCGCGCTGACCGCGTACATCCGTGACTACCGGGTCCTGGTGGCGCTGGCGGTGACCTTGGCGCCACTCTCCGCGGCGCTGTTTCCGCAGGCCTTCGCCTACGCCCGTCAGGTCCTGTCCGGCGCGGACCCCGGTCGCGCCGCGATGGGCATCAGCACCCTGCGGACGGTCTTCTCGCTCTCGTGGGTGGTTGGCCCACCCCTGGCGGCGCTCCTGCTGAGCGGCGGAGGTTTCCGGTTCCTCTACGTGAGCGCGGCGGCCATGTTCGGGCTCGCCGGGCTCGCGTCGATCGTCGGCCTGAAGCAGGTCGCCACCCCGACAGTCGCCACCGGCGGGCCGGCGAACGACGTCCCCACCACGTCGCGGTCGACGCTGCTGCTGACCTTGGTGGCGTTCGTCATGCTGAGCTGCCCGCTGACCCTGGCCGTGCAGGCCCTCCCGTTGTTCATCAGCACCGACCTCGGCGGCGACGCGGCCCAGGCCGGCCCCGTCCTCGGTCTCTGCGCCGCCCTGGAGATCCCCCTGATGCTGGCCCTGGGCGCCCTGGGCACCCGGATCCGCGTACGCGTACTGCTGCTCGCCGGGGCCGCCTGCGGTGTCACGTACTACGCGTTGGCCAGCGTCGCCTCGTCCCTGGCGATGCTGGCCGTCGGGCAGCTCGCCAACGCCGCCTTCATCGCGGCGGTGTCCGGCATCGGCATCTCGTACCTGCAGGACCTGCTGCCGCAGCGCCCCGGGCAGGCCACGACCCTGTTCACCAACTGCCACCCGATCGGCGCGATGCTGGCCGGTCCGCTGTTGGGCCTGGCCCAGCACTACGGCTTCCGCCTCGCGTACGGCGTGTCGGCCGTACTGTGCGCTGCCGGGCTGCTGCTCCTGCTCGTCGTACGGCCGCCGGCCACCGGACGGGTCGCCCCGGCGTACGCCGGCGGGACGGCCCGCCCGCCTGCCCGAACGGGTTGA
- a CDS encoding helix-turn-helix transcriptional regulator: MTNSIRALRFANDEMTQAELARRVGVTRQTVIAIEQGRYSPSLEMAFQIAEVFGVPLTDVFEYPQEES; the protein is encoded by the coding sequence ATCACCAATTCCATCCGGGCGCTGCGGTTCGCCAACGACGAGATGACCCAGGCCGAGTTGGCCCGCCGGGTCGGGGTCACCCGGCAGACCGTCATCGCCATCGAGCAGGGCCGCTACTCGCCCTCGCTGGAGATGGCCTTCCAGATCGCCGAAGTGTTCGGAGTGCCCCTCACCGACGTGTTCGAGTACCCGCAGGAGGAATCGTGA